The following proteins are co-located in the Cupriavidus pauculus genome:
- a CDS encoding DUF4401 domain-containing protein yields the protein MNPDQIERSLWQRLAARGAVQGDFTPTLRTPWPIRLLMGGAGWLGALFFQMFLIGTVFAAARGNGPAMAITGLVMIGIAIVLYRLTARDGGRIALGQFALALSLGGQGLAIAGVGEAIGFHSFLQVAPFWLGIAVFEAVLFAAVPDRLHRFLAALGAWVALAVAACIGLGDVVAPRWTAVPIALAPLSAAAFALVLAFVLREDAIAARGPHDLWEPAADATLLGALAAALVVTGLAHPADLLFGTSTVWRGHGAWLAGALLGAVLVSLVLIECKRLACAPPLCAALLGLAIAFSALMVYAPAVTAGVLALALALRRGSRPWLGLAIATVLIGFAWYYGTLHWTLLAKSITLAAAGALLLAARAVLARLPRKETAA from the coding sequence ATGAATCCGGACCAGATCGAACGCTCGCTCTGGCAGCGGCTGGCCGCGCGCGGCGCGGTGCAGGGCGATTTCACGCCGACGCTGCGCACGCCGTGGCCCATCCGCCTGCTGATGGGCGGCGCGGGCTGGCTGGGCGCGCTGTTCTTCCAGATGTTCCTGATCGGCACCGTGTTTGCCGCCGCGCGCGGGAACGGGCCGGCCATGGCCATCACCGGGCTGGTGATGATCGGCATCGCCATCGTGCTGTACCGCCTGACCGCGCGCGACGGCGGCCGCATTGCGCTGGGACAGTTCGCGCTGGCGCTGAGCCTGGGCGGGCAGGGCCTGGCGATTGCCGGCGTGGGCGAGGCCATCGGCTTTCACAGCTTCCTGCAGGTGGCGCCGTTCTGGCTCGGCATCGCCGTGTTCGAGGCGGTGCTGTTCGCGGCCGTGCCGGACCGGCTGCACCGCTTTCTGGCCGCGCTGGGGGCCTGGGTGGCGCTGGCCGTGGCCGCGTGCATCGGGCTGGGCGACGTCGTCGCGCCGCGCTGGACGGCGGTGCCGATTGCGCTGGCGCCGCTGTCGGCCGCCGCGTTCGCGCTGGTGCTGGCGTTCGTGCTGCGCGAGGACGCCATCGCGGCGCGCGGCCCCCACGACCTCTGGGAACCGGCCGCCGACGCCACGCTGCTGGGCGCGCTGGCCGCCGCACTGGTGGTCACCGGGCTCGCGCATCCGGCCGATCTGCTGTTCGGCACCAGCACGGTCTGGCGCGGCCACGGCGCGTGGCTGGCTGGCGCGCTGCTGGGCGCCGTGCTCGTGTCGCTGGTATTGATCGAATGCAAGCGGCTGGCCTGCGCGCCGCCGCTGTGCGCCGCGCTGCTGGGGCTGGCCATCGCGTTCAGCGCGCTGATGGTGTACGCGCCGGCCGTCACGGCCGGGGTGCTGGCGCTGGCCCTGGCGTTGCGGCGCGGGTCCCGGCCCTGGCTCGGCCTGGCCATCGCCACGGTGCTGATCGGCTTTGCCTGGTACTACGGCACGCTGCACTGGACGCTGCTGGCCAAGTCCATCACGCTGGCGGCGGCCGGGGCGCTGCTGCTGGCCGCCCGGGCCGTGCTGGCCCGCCTGCCGCGCAAGGAGACCGCCGCATGA
- the ychF gene encoding redox-regulated ATPase YchF, with translation MSLKCGIVGLPNVGKSTLFNALTKAGIAAENYPFCTIEPNVGVVEVPDPRLARLAEIVKPERILPATVEFVDIAGLVAGASKGEGLGNQFLANIRETDAITHVVRCFEDDNVIHVAGKVDPLSDIEVINTELALADLATVEKALARYIKPARAGDKESQRLVAVLEKAQSVLDQAKAVRTLDLAPEEWDALRPFCLITAKPTMYVANVREDGFENNPHLDAVREHAKTTGSPVVAVCAAIEAEIADLDDADKAEFLADLGMEEPGLDRVIRAGFKLLGLQTYFTAGVKEVRAWTIHVGDTAPKAAGVIHTDFERGFIRAQTIAYDDYIQYKGENGAKEAGKMRAEGKEYVVHDGDVMNFLFNV, from the coding sequence ATGAGCCTCAAATGCGGCATCGTCGGCCTGCCCAACGTCGGCAAGTCCACGCTGTTCAATGCCCTGACGAAAGCCGGCATCGCCGCCGAAAACTATCCGTTCTGCACCATCGAGCCCAACGTGGGCGTGGTGGAAGTGCCGGATCCGAGGCTTGCCAGGCTGGCCGAGATCGTCAAGCCCGAGCGCATCCTGCCGGCGACGGTCGAGTTCGTCGACATCGCGGGCCTGGTGGCCGGCGCGTCCAAGGGCGAAGGGCTGGGCAACCAGTTCCTGGCCAACATCCGCGAGACCGACGCCATCACGCACGTGGTGCGCTGCTTCGAGGATGACAATGTGATCCACGTGGCCGGCAAGGTCGACCCGCTGTCCGACATCGAGGTCATCAACACCGAACTGGCGCTGGCCGACCTGGCCACCGTCGAGAAGGCGCTGGCCCGCTACATCAAGCCGGCCCGCGCCGGCGACAAAGAATCCCAGCGCCTGGTGGCCGTGCTGGAAAAGGCACAGTCGGTGCTGGACCAGGCCAAGGCCGTGCGCACGCTGGACCTGGCACCCGAGGAATGGGACGCCCTGCGCCCGTTCTGCCTGATCACCGCCAAGCCGACGATGTACGTGGCCAACGTGCGCGAGGACGGCTTCGAGAACAACCCGCACCTGGACGCCGTGCGCGAGCACGCCAAGACCACCGGCTCGCCCGTGGTGGCCGTCTGCGCCGCCATCGAGGCCGAGATCGCCGACCTGGACGACGCCGACAAGGCCGAATTCCTGGCCGACCTGGGCATGGAAGAGCCGGGCCTGGACCGCGTGATCCGCGCCGGCTTCAAGCTGCTGGGCCTGCAGACGTACTTCACGGCCGGCGTGAAGGAAGTGCGCGCCTGGACCATCCACGTGGGCGACACCGCCCCGAAGGCGGCCGGCGTGATCCACACCGACTTCGAACGCGGCTTCATCCGCGCCCAGACCATCGCCTACGACGACTACATCCAGTACAAGGGCGAGAACGGCGCCAAGGAAGCCGGCAAGATGCGCGCCGAAGGCAAGGAATACGTCGTGCACGACGGCGACGTGATGAACTTCCTGTTCAACGTCTGA
- the hemA gene encoding glutamyl-tRNA reductase — protein sequence MQLLAIGINHTTAPVSLRERVAFPLEQIKPALGTLRTHLAGRSGTEAAILSTCNRTEIYCATDVLQPGQDGFEHTLRWLAQHHNVPAGELAPHLYALPQSEAVRHAFRVASGLDSMVLGETQILGQLKDAVRTAGEAGALGTYLNQLFQRTFAVAKEVRGQTEIGAHSVSMAAAAVRLAQRIFESVSTQRVLFIGAGEMIELCATHFAAQKPRQVVVANRTVERGEKLAEQLAEQGLTTQAIRLQDLGERLHEFDIVVSCTASSLPIIGLGAVERAVKRRKHRPIMMVDLAVPRDVEPEVARLNDVFLYTVDDLGAVVREGNALRQAAVAQAEAIIESRVQNFMHWLETRSVVPVIRELQSSGEAIRQAELERARKMLARGDDPAAVLEALSGALTRKFLHGPTHALNHTQGEDREALLRLVPGLFRHSSHSER from the coding sequence ATGCAACTGCTCGCGATCGGTATCAATCACACCACGGCACCCGTCTCGCTCCGCGAACGTGTGGCGTTTCCGCTTGAGCAGATCAAACCGGCCCTGGGTACGCTGCGTACCCATCTGGCGGGCCGCAGTGGCACCGAGGCCGCCATCCTGTCCACCTGCAACCGTACCGAGATCTACTGCGCCACCGACGTGCTGCAGCCGGGCCAGGACGGTTTCGAGCACACGCTGCGCTGGCTGGCCCAGCATCACAACGTGCCCGCCGGTGAACTGGCCCCGCATTTGTACGCCCTGCCCCAGTCCGAAGCCGTGCGCCATGCGTTCCGCGTGGCCAGCGGGCTCGACTCGATGGTGCTGGGCGAAACCCAGATTCTCGGCCAGTTGAAGGACGCCGTGCGCACCGCTGGCGAGGCCGGCGCACTGGGCACGTACCTGAACCAGCTGTTCCAGCGCACGTTCGCAGTGGCCAAGGAAGTGCGCGGCCAGACCGAGATCGGCGCGCATTCGGTGTCGATGGCCGCCGCGGCGGTCCGGCTGGCGCAGCGGATTTTCGAAAGCGTGTCCACGCAGCGGGTGCTGTTCATCGGCGCCGGCGAGATGATCGAGCTGTGCGCCACGCATTTTGCCGCGCAGAAGCCGCGCCAGGTGGTGGTGGCCAACCGCACCGTCGAACGCGGCGAGAAACTGGCGGAACAACTGGCCGAGCAGGGCCTGACCACGCAGGCCATCCGCCTGCAGGACCTGGGCGAGCGGCTGCACGAGTTCGACATCGTCGTGTCGTGCACGGCCAGTTCGCTGCCGATCATCGGCCTGGGCGCCGTGGAGCGCGCGGTCAAGCGCCGCAAGCACCGCCCGATCATGATGGTCGACCTGGCCGTGCCGCGCGACGTGGAGCCCGAAGTCGCCCGGCTGAACGACGTCTTCCTGTACACCGTCGACGACCTCGGCGCCGTGGTCCGCGAGGGCAACGCGCTGCGCCAGGCCGCCGTGGCCCAGGCCGAGGCCATCATCGAATCGCGCGTGCAGAACTTCATGCACTGGCTGGAAACGCGCAGCGTGGTGCCGGTGATCCGCGAACTGCAGTCCAGCGGCGAGGCCATCCGCCAGGCCGAACTGGAACGCGCACGCAAAATGCTGGCCCGGGGCGACGACCCCGCCGCCGTGCTGGAGGCGCTGTCCGGCGCGCTGACGCGCAAGTTCCTGCACGGCCCCACGCACGCGCTGAACCACACCCAGGGCGAAGACCGCGAGGCGCTGCTGCGCCTGGTGCCCGGTCTGTTCCGCCACAGCAGCCACTCCGAGCGCTAG
- a CDS encoding 5'-methylthioadenosine/adenosylhomocysteine nucleosidase: protein MTLGILAALHDEVDGLIAAMRHEDARATCTTIGMRDYYRGTLHGQPVVLVLSRVGKVAAAATTVTLIREFGVDGIVFTGLAGGVGDGVRVGDIVVADQAIQHDMDARPLFPRHEVPLLGRATFPADPALTAALQTAAAHFLRDDLATEVPASVLARFGIETPRLHVGMIASGDQFIDCPSEVAALRQALPGVQAVEMEGAALAQICHEYGVPYALLRTVSDRADDTAHVDFPAFLRDIASHYSSAILARFLDDQARRRIADC from the coding sequence ATGACCCTCGGCATCCTTGCCGCGCTGCACGACGAAGTGGACGGCCTGATCGCCGCCATGCGCCATGAAGACGCCCGCGCCACCTGCACCACCATCGGCATGCGCGACTACTACCGCGGCACGCTGCACGGCCAGCCGGTGGTGCTGGTGCTGTCGCGCGTGGGCAAGGTGGCCGCGGCGGCGACCACGGTGACGCTGATCCGCGAGTTCGGGGTGGATGGGATTGTCTTCACCGGGCTGGCCGGTGGCGTCGGCGACGGCGTGCGGGTCGGCGACATCGTCGTGGCCGACCAGGCCATCCAGCACGACATGGACGCCCGGCCGCTGTTTCCGCGCCACGAGGTGCCGCTGCTGGGCCGCGCCACGTTTCCGGCCGATCCGGCGCTGACGGCCGCCCTGCAGACAGCGGCGGCCCATTTCCTGCGTGACGACCTGGCCACCGAGGTGCCGGCCAGCGTGCTGGCCCGCTTCGGCATCGAGACGCCCCGGCTGCATGTCGGGATGATCGCCAGCGGCGACCAGTTCATCGATTGCCCGTCCGAGGTGGCCGCGCTGCGGCAGGCGCTGCCTGGCGTGCAGGCCGTGGAGATGGAAGGCGCGGCACTGGCGCAGATCTGCCACGAATACGGCGTGCCCTATGCGCTGCTGCGCACCGTGTCCGACCGGGCGGACGATACGGCACACGTCGACTTCCCGGCCTTCCTTCGGGACATCGCCAGCCACTATTCCAGCGCGATCCTGGCGCGATTCCTCGACGATCAGGCGCGCCGGCGCATCGCAGATTGCTGA
- a CDS encoding TonB-dependent siderophore receptor translates to MSVRARGRIRRSHAIPLTTLVLSLQAASLASAQEQPPAGEAAHHSLPVVTVSGSNAPESPTGPVHGFVARQAVTATKTDTPIVETPQSITVITRDRIEMLGAQSVAQASGYTAGVTTAGFANDNRTDTIKIRGTDSTQYLDGLLNAVSFYNNTRPDPYSLERMEILKGPSGMLYGQGAVGGIVNLVSKRPQAEAAREIGVSFGNYNRKQIQADFTGPIDADGKWLYRFVAMARDSDTSVDYAKDNRYFIAPSLTYRPNADTSFTLLANFQKDDSNTMIGFFPWRGTLLGNPAGQIPQSFFVSEPGFDKYTAEQHAIGYQFSHQFNDTFTVRQNLRYSHSSVDYRSIYTTGFTGATHGWVPGSDTLLRRVVYLNQPTLNQLAIDTQGQAKFRTGTVGHTLLAGFDYQNNEITGRTGVGGVAAPINVFNPVYGNYTAPASTRDLDPAKQIQTGIYLQDQLEWNKWLLMLGLRYDWSRASQDNQPQGSRDDNQLTKRFGLMYRTDMGLNPYVSYAESFQGQAGFNNAGQAFKPLEGKQWEVGVKYQPPGKNMTLTAALFDMREQNRKVAGVVNGRPDTVQAGEARTRGAELEALVSLGRLDLIAAYTFLNAKVIEGSPAEQGQRLASIPTNTASLWANYRFSLFEIPGFLAGAGMRYNGPSTDGTGNNRVGGFTVFDAVLAYDRGPVRVSLNVNNLFGKEYVYSCIARGDCFFGTARTIVGNVTYRF, encoded by the coding sequence ATGTCTGTCCGCGCCCGGGGCCGCATCCGCCGCTCGCACGCCATTCCGTTGACCACGCTCGTCCTGAGCCTGCAAGCCGCCAGCCTGGCCAGCGCCCAGGAACAGCCGCCCGCCGGCGAGGCCGCCCACCACAGCCTGCCGGTGGTCACGGTCAGCGGCAGCAATGCGCCGGAATCGCCCACCGGGCCGGTCCATGGCTTTGTCGCCCGGCAGGCCGTGACGGCCACCAAGACCGACACGCCGATCGTCGAGACGCCGCAGTCCATCACGGTCATCACGCGCGACCGCATCGAGATGCTGGGCGCGCAGTCGGTGGCGCAGGCGTCCGGCTACACGGCTGGCGTGACGACGGCCGGGTTTGCCAACGACAACCGGACCGACACGATCAAGATTCGCGGCACCGATTCCACCCAGTACCTGGACGGCCTGCTCAACGCCGTGAGCTTTTACAACAACACGCGCCCGGACCCGTACTCGCTGGAGCGCATGGAAATCCTGAAGGGCCCGTCCGGCATGCTGTACGGGCAGGGCGCGGTGGGCGGCATCGTCAACCTCGTGTCCAAGCGCCCGCAGGCCGAGGCGGCGCGCGAGATCGGCGTGAGCTTTGGCAACTACAACCGCAAGCAGATCCAGGCCGACTTCACGGGCCCGATCGACGCGGACGGCAAGTGGCTGTACCGCTTCGTGGCGATGGCGCGCGACAGCGACACCTCGGTGGACTACGCCAAGGACAACCGCTACTTCATCGCCCCGTCGCTGACCTACCGGCCCAACGCCGACACGTCGTTCACGCTGCTGGCCAACTTCCAGAAGGACGACAGCAACACGATGATCGGCTTCTTCCCGTGGCGCGGCACGCTGCTGGGCAACCCGGCCGGGCAGATCCCGCAGAGCTTCTTCGTGAGCGAGCCGGGCTTTGACAAGTACACGGCCGAGCAGCACGCCATCGGCTACCAGTTCTCGCACCAGTTCAACGACACCTTCACGGTGCGCCAGAACCTGCGCTACTCGCACAGCAGCGTCGACTACCGCAGCATCTACACCACCGGCTTCACCGGCGCCACGCACGGCTGGGTGCCCGGCAGCGACACGCTGCTGCGCCGCGTGGTCTACCTGAACCAGCCGACGCTGAACCAGCTTGCCATCGATACCCAGGGCCAGGCCAAGTTCCGGACCGGCACGGTCGGCCACACGCTGCTGGCCGGCTTCGACTACCAGAACAACGAGATCACCGGCCGCACCGGCGTGGGCGGCGTGGCCGCGCCGATCAACGTGTTCAACCCGGTGTACGGCAACTACACGGCGCCCGCGTCCACGCGCGACCTGGACCCGGCCAAGCAGATCCAGACCGGCATCTACCTGCAGGACCAGCTCGAATGGAACAAGTGGCTGCTGATGCTGGGCCTGCGCTACGACTGGTCGCGCGCGTCGCAGGACAACCAGCCGCAGGGATCGCGCGACGACAACCAGCTCACCAAGCGCTTCGGGCTGATGTACCGCACGGACATGGGCCTGAACCCGTACGTCAGCTATGCCGAGTCGTTCCAGGGCCAGGCGGGCTTCAACAACGCCGGCCAGGCGTTCAAGCCGCTGGAAGGCAAGCAGTGGGAAGTGGGCGTCAAGTACCAGCCGCCCGGCAAGAACATGACGCTGACGGCCGCGTTGTTCGACATGCGCGAGCAGAACCGCAAGGTGGCCGGCGTGGTCAATGGCCGCCCGGACACCGTGCAGGCTGGTGAAGCCCGCACGCGCGGCGCCGAGCTGGAGGCGCTGGTGTCGCTGGGCCGGCTGGACCTGATCGCCGCGTACACGTTCCTGAACGCCAAGGTCATCGAGGGCTCGCCGGCCGAGCAGGGCCAGCGGCTGGCCAGCATCCCGACCAATACGGCGTCGCTGTGGGCCAACTACCGCTTCAGCCTGTTCGAGATCCCCGGCTTCCTGGCCGGCGCGGGCATGCGCTACAACGGCCCCAGCACCGACGGCACCGGCAACAACCGCGTGGGCGGCTTCACCGTGTTCGACGCCGTGCTGGCCTACGACCGCGGCCCGGTGCGCGTGTCGCTGAACGTCAACAACCTGTTCGGCAAGGAATACGTCTATAGCTGCATCGCGCGCGGCGACTGCTTCTTCGGCACGGCGCGGACGATCGTCGGCAACGTGACCTACCGCTTCTGA
- a CDS encoding DUF2157 domain-containing protein, which yields MDTFTSRRTIQQALADWRSRGRLGADDLLAAWAPTLPGRAHWHHWLDRALLILGTALLCAGVIVFFAFNWTALHKFTKFGLVGGLLTGLAALALLRPAGDAIGRAALAGAQIVSGVLMAVIGQTYQTGADAWQLFALWTLLAVPWALAARAAPHWWIVLVVGNVALLRYCSVQLGIGGMLDLLFSGRDARATVLFLLAMSIVQLAAWYVLAARAGRWGFAGVAGPRLIGLMACGYAGWLGVMSVLTSQPSVPVLLASCVALAGLGAWFRWRAFDIVVLSLACLTGIGVVVTAAGRWLADLHGDFGTFLLLALLTIGLAVAAATWLLRAWRSMSGSAA from the coding sequence TTGGACACCTTCACTTCTCGCCGCACCATCCAGCAGGCGCTGGCCGACTGGCGCAGCCGGGGCCGGCTCGGCGCCGACGACCTGCTGGCCGCCTGGGCCCCCACGCTGCCGGGGCGCGCGCACTGGCACCACTGGCTGGACCGCGCGCTGCTGATCCTCGGCACGGCGCTGCTCTGCGCCGGCGTGATCGTCTTCTTCGCCTTCAACTGGACGGCCCTGCACAAGTTCACGAAATTCGGCCTCGTCGGCGGTCTGCTGACGGGGCTGGCGGCGCTGGCGCTGCTGCGGCCGGCGGGCGACGCCATCGGGCGCGCCGCGCTGGCCGGCGCGCAGATCGTGTCCGGCGTGCTGATGGCCGTGATCGGCCAGACCTACCAGACCGGCGCCGATGCGTGGCAGCTCTTCGCGCTGTGGACGCTGCTGGCGGTGCCGTGGGCGCTGGCGGCGCGCGCGGCGCCGCACTGGTGGATCGTGCTGGTCGTCGGCAACGTGGCGCTGCTGCGTTACTGCAGCGTGCAGCTTGGCATCGGCGGCATGCTGGACCTGCTGTTCTCGGGCCGGGATGCGCGCGCGACGGTGCTGTTCCTGCTGGCGATGTCGATCGTCCAGCTTGCGGCGTGGTATGTGCTGGCCGCGCGCGCGGGCCGCTGGGGCTTTGCCGGCGTGGCCGGGCCGCGGCTGATCGGCCTGATGGCCTGCGGCTACGCGGGCTGGCTGGGCGTGATGAGCGTGCTGACGTCGCAGCCCAGCGTGCCGGTGCTGCTGGCCAGTTGCGTGGCGCTGGCGGGCCTGGGCGCGTGGTTCCGCTGGCGCGCGTTCGATATCGTGGTGCTGAGCCTGGCCTGCCTGACCGGCATCGGCGTGGTCGTCACGGCGGCCGGGCGCTGGCTGGCTGATCTGCATGGGGACTTTGGCACCTTCCTGCTGCTGGCCCTGCTGACCATCGGGCTGGCCGTGGCGGCGGCCACCTGGCTGCTGCGCGCGTGGCGGTCGATGTCGGGGAGCGCGGCATGA
- a CDS encoding DsbC family protein — protein sequence MLQLFRRRPARLAAIVACVGGLGAAGYALHALAADEPGTDKIKASIQRMLGGRAEVKSVTKAPVPGLYEVNVGGQLVYTDATGRYILNGELIDTRTNTNLTEERLAEINKIKWSDLPLSRAIKWTKGDGSRTVAVFSDPNCGYCKKIEQTFQQMDNITVYTFLYPVLSPDSAVKSRQVWCATDRTKAWRDWMLNHTALTGNGSCKTPVDENLALGQSLNITGTPAVFFTDGTRIPGAADAATLERKLASLKK from the coding sequence ATGTTGCAACTGTTCCGCCGCCGACCCGCCCGCCTTGCCGCGATCGTCGCCTGCGTCGGCGGCCTGGGCGCCGCCGGCTACGCCCTGCACGCGCTGGCCGCGGACGAGCCGGGCACGGACAAGATCAAGGCGTCGATCCAGCGCATGCTGGGCGGCCGCGCCGAGGTGAAGAGCGTGACCAAGGCGCCGGTGCCGGGGCTGTACGAGGTCAACGTCGGCGGCCAGCTCGTCTACACCGATGCCACGGGCCGCTACATCCTCAATGGCGAGCTGATCGACACCAGGACGAACACCAACCTGACCGAGGAACGGCTGGCCGAGATCAACAAGATCAAGTGGTCGGACCTGCCGCTGTCGCGCGCCATCAAGTGGACCAAGGGCGACGGCAGCCGCACCGTGGCGGTGTTCTCGGACCCGAACTGCGGCTACTGCAAGAAGATCGAGCAGACGTTCCAGCAAATGGACAACATCACGGTCTACACCTTCCTGTACCCGGTGCTGTCGCCGGACTCGGCGGTCAAGTCCAGGCAGGTCTGGTGCGCCACCGACCGCACCAAGGCGTGGCGCGACTGGATGCTCAACCACACTGCGCTGACCGGCAACGGCAGCTGCAAGACGCCGGTGGACGAGAACCTGGCGCTGGGCCAGAGCCTGAACATCACGGGCACGCCGGCCGTCTTCTTTACCGACGGCACGCGGATTCCGGGCGCGGCGGACGCCGCTACGCTGGAACGCAAGCTCGCCAGTCTCAAGAAATAA
- a CDS encoding GDYXXLXY domain-containing protein, whose product MKRWIIVGWLLAMGVALAGIVGKERLIARGEVVYLRLAPVDPRSLMQGDYMALHFSVADAVRVAHGSEQTRLAREERIVIRRDDRQEGHFVRLDKGEPLAPGELLLRVQNVPTRWGGNGVQVSTDAWFFQEGQADRYARARFGEFRVDASGQALLVGMRDERLAPM is encoded by the coding sequence ATGAAACGCTGGATCATCGTCGGATGGCTGCTGGCCATGGGCGTGGCGCTGGCTGGCATCGTCGGCAAGGAACGCCTGATCGCGCGCGGCGAGGTGGTCTACCTGCGGCTGGCGCCGGTGGACCCGCGCTCGCTGATGCAGGGCGACTACATGGCGCTCCACTTCTCGGTGGCCGACGCGGTGCGCGTGGCACACGGCTCCGAACAGACCCGGCTGGCGCGCGAGGAACGCATCGTGATCCGCCGCGACGACCGCCAGGAGGGCCACTTCGTCCGGCTGGACAAGGGCGAGCCGCTGGCGCCCGGCGAACTGCTGCTGCGCGTGCAGAACGTGCCCACGCGCTGGGGCGGCAACGGCGTGCAGGTATCGACCGATGCGTGGTTCTTCCAGGAAGGCCAGGCCGACCGCTACGCCCGCGCCCGCTTTGGCGAATTCCGCGTGGACGCCAGCGGCCAGGCGCTGCTGGTGGGAATGCGGGACGAGCGGCTGGCGCCGATGTAG
- a CDS encoding UbiH/UbiF family hydroxylase, translated as MSSNPSSRFQIAVVGGGIVGKACALLLAQQGMQVALVAPRPAADTARTGDDDWDSRIYAFSASSQALLDRLRVWEALDPARVQPVRDMRVFGDQSASESDPSPDGDLHFSAYAAAVPQLAWIVESGHVERVLDTALRFQHQVTWFDDTAERLDRDLDGVTLTLADGRRVRASCLVGADGARSWVRQQCHIGTTQRRYRQLGVVANFRCELPHQETAWQWFLGAPEKLMADEEPANGEILAMLPLPGNRVSMVWSADEAHARDLLALTPEALAATVAQVASGAVGARFGALRCITPAQGFPLVLQRADHFAQPHVALVGDAAHVVHPLAGQGMNLGLRDVVELGRVMADKEPFRHEGDLRLLRRYERARATDLLSLTAATDGLHRLFSLPGTPARMVRNLGIRAVGGQGLLKRLLISRALG; from the coding sequence ATGTCGTCGAATCCTTCCTCCCGCTTCCAGATCGCCGTGGTCGGCGGTGGCATTGTCGGCAAGGCCTGCGCGCTGCTGTTAGCGCAGCAGGGCATGCAGGTGGCGCTGGTGGCGCCCCGGCCCGCCGCCGACACCGCCCGCACCGGCGACGACGACTGGGACAGCCGCATCTACGCCTTCTCCGCCAGCTCGCAGGCCCTGCTGGACCGCCTGCGCGTGTGGGAGGCGCTGGACCCCGCCCGCGTGCAGCCGGTGCGCGACATGCGCGTGTTCGGCGACCAAAGCGCGTCGGAGTCAGACCCCTCGCCCGATGGCGACCTCCATTTCTCGGCCTACGCCGCCGCCGTGCCGCAACTGGCCTGGATCGTCGAATCGGGGCATGTCGAGCGGGTGCTGGACACCGCCCTGCGCTTCCAGCACCAGGTGACGTGGTTCGACGACACCGCCGAACGGCTCGACCGCGACCTCGACGGCGTGACGCTGACGCTGGCCGATGGCCGCCGCGTGCGCGCCAGCTGCCTGGTCGGCGCCGACGGGGCGCGGTCCTGGGTGCGCCAGCAGTGCCATATCGGCACCACCCAGCGGCGCTACCGCCAGCTTGGCGTGGTGGCCAACTTCCGCTGCGAACTGCCGCACCAGGAAACCGCCTGGCAGTGGTTCCTGGGCGCCCCGGAAAAGCTGATGGCCGACGAGGAACCCGCCAACGGCGAGATCCTGGCCATGCTGCCGCTGCCCGGCAACCGCGTGTCGATGGTCTGGTCCGCCGACGAGGCCCACGCCCGCGACCTGCTGGCGCTGACGCCCGAGGCGCTGGCCGCCACGGTGGCGCAGGTGGCCAGCGGCGCCGTGGGCGCCCGCTTCGGCGCCCTGCGCTGCATCACGCCGGCGCAGGGCTTTCCGCTGGTGCTGCAACGGGCCGATCACTTCGCCCAGCCGCACGTGGCGCTGGTGGGCGACGCGGCGCACGTCGTGCATCCGCTGGCCGGGCAGGGCATGAACCTGGGCCTGCGCGACGTGGTGGAGCTGGGCCGCGTGATGGCCGACAAGGAGCCGTTCCGCCACGAGGGCGACCTGCGGCTGCTGCGCCGCTACGAGCGCGCGCGCGCCACCGACCTGCTGTCGCTGACGGCCGCCACGGACGGCCTGCACCGGCTGTTCTCGCTGCCGGGCACGCCGGCCCGCATGGTGCGCAACCTCGGCATACGCGCCGTGGGCGGCCAGGGGCTGCTCAAGCGGCTGCTGATCAGCCGCGCGCTGGGTTAG